A single genomic interval of Zobellia nedashkovskayae harbors:
- a CDS encoding alpha-L-fucosidase has product MKKLLLLAVLTIMVNQVGAQVKYEYLMPEYTPTEGNLQARKEFQDMKFGMFIHWGVYSVLGDGEWVMYQQKIKLDTYKKLPKFFDPEDFDADEWVKIAKAAGMKYITITSRHHDSFSMFDTDATDYDIIDATRFDRDPLKELAEACKKEGIKLNFYYSLLDWARDDYKNGKKGDEEAWGDYVKFMKAQLTELLTNYGEIGCIWFDGHWDRKKANWNYDELYSLIHELSPNTLIANNHHIQPIPGEDIQTFERDLPGENKGGYSAGVEISPLPLESCATMAKTWGFDLNDTKFKTTKQLVHFLVKAAGKNGNLLLNVGPMPNGEIQPEFVSTLKEMGEWATKYGESIYGTRGGVIKTQDWGTITKKENTLYVHVLDAPTEPYIFIPELMEKIKSVSSFDGATKIKFKQVKEGIFLYPASLDDESIDTIFKMEIR; this is encoded by the coding sequence ATGAAAAAGTTACTTTTATTAGCCGTATTAACCATAATGGTGAACCAAGTTGGCGCACAGGTAAAATACGAATACCTTATGCCAGAGTACACACCTACAGAAGGTAATCTTCAGGCTCGAAAAGAGTTTCAGGATATGAAATTTGGTATGTTCATTCACTGGGGCGTATATAGCGTTTTAGGTGATGGAGAATGGGTGATGTACCAACAGAAAATAAAGCTGGATACGTATAAAAAACTACCTAAATTTTTTGACCCAGAGGATTTTGATGCCGATGAATGGGTAAAAATTGCTAAGGCTGCAGGTATGAAATACATAACTATTACCTCTAGACACCATGATAGTTTTAGCATGTTCGATACGGATGCTACCGACTATGACATTATAGATGCAACCAGATTTGATAGAGATCCATTAAAAGAGTTGGCTGAGGCTTGTAAGAAGGAAGGCATAAAATTGAATTTCTATTACTCACTTCTAGATTGGGCACGTGACGATTATAAAAATGGAAAAAAAGGCGATGAAGAAGCTTGGGGCGATTATGTGAAATTCATGAAAGCGCAACTTACGGAACTACTTACCAATTATGGCGAAATAGGCTGTATTTGGTTCGATGGACATTGGGATAGAAAAAAGGCCAATTGGAATTATGATGAACTTTATTCGTTGATTCATGAATTGAGTCCAAATACCTTAATTGCGAACAATCACCACATACAGCCTATTCCGGGAGAAGATATTCAAACCTTTGAAAGGGATTTACCAGGAGAGAATAAAGGAGGATATAGCGCTGGTGTAGAGATTAGCCCATTGCCTTTAGAATCTTGTGCTACTATGGCTAAAACATGGGGTTTTGATTTAAACGACACAAAGTTTAAGACCACGAAACAATTGGTTCATTTTTTGGTAAAGGCAGCAGGAAAAAATGGAAATCTTTTACTTAACGTAGGCCCTATGCCAAACGGCGAAATTCAACCAGAATTTGTATCTACATTGAAAGAAATGGGAGAGTGGGCCACAAAATATGGGGAGTCTATTTACGGAACAAGAGGGGGTGTGATCAAAACTCAAGATTGGGGAACAATTACTAAAAAAGAAAATACCTTATACGTTCACGTTTTAGACGCTCCTACCGAACCCTACATTTTTATTCCTGAACTTATGGAAAAGATAAAGTCCGTTTCTTCTTTTGATGGTGCTACCAAAATTAAATTCAAGCAAGTTAAAGAGGGGATTTTTCTATATCCTGCATCACTTGATGACGAAAGTATCGATACTATTTTCAAAATGGAAATCAGATAG
- a CDS encoding family 20 glycosylhydrolase, which translates to MKNQKLFLALALITVLSACTSPNPSFKKEDISLLPKPTSFDLGEGSFRVTSDTKLVVSDEMHKKAANSLTNLFSKAAGFSLEHTAESIEQSIVFTTISGMKKGEYMLDVHPNEITVEASHENGFFNAVQTLRQLLPAEIESAEKVKAEWLIPTVAISDEPRFQWRGMHMDFSRHFFKMDEVKSFLDYMALYKMNTYHMHLTDDQGWRMEIKKYPLLTEKGAWRIPNNQDTICNTRAVENELYKIDESNFKEVDGERKYGGFFTQEEIKEIIAYADERSITVIPEIDMPGHFKSAIDNYPYLSCNEDSGWDTVFTYPACLGKETTYNFMKNILSEVAEIFPSDYIHIGGDEVNIKSWEKCPHCQKAIKKHGLSDEHELQSYFNRDIEQFLNSKGKKLLGWDEIVEGGLTKEATIMWWRGWRPDALEKAAENGNETIITTTDAYYFDYLNEGNPLERIYNYEPVPENFTEEQSKNVLGIQANLWSEWIPNFKRLQYQAFPRILAVAENGWASAETKSFDDFNSRVEKQYKRLDVLDVHYYIPAVKGLDKEIAIVDSALVPLKLAYPLEGVEIFYTLDGTVPTPESIKYEKPFLVEDTVTIKARAYRGKIFNDLKSTKVTRTTYREASNEVPKTKGLKRFVIKGKHKEVKSLKPDTNLKGEKVDSVDLAGFKEEKSFNLVFQGYFHAEEDAVYEFETRSDGGDHLLIGDELIVDNGGWHGPRKRHGKVALKKGWHPILIKYRPSDDPRVMSVKYARQGEELLPMNSRVSGF; encoded by the coding sequence ATGAAGAATCAGAAATTATTCTTAGCACTGGCACTAATTACAGTGTTATCTGCATGTACATCACCTAACCCATCGTTTAAAAAAGAAGATATTTCATTACTGCCCAAGCCAACAAGTTTTGATTTGGGTGAAGGTTCTTTCAGGGTTACATCTGATACCAAATTGGTTGTCAGTGATGAAATGCACAAGAAAGCGGCAAATTCTTTGACGAACTTGTTTTCTAAAGCTGCTGGATTTTCTTTAGAACACACGGCCGAAAGTATTGAGCAAAGCATAGTTTTTACTACTATTTCAGGTATGAAAAAGGGAGAATATATGCTTGATGTACATCCGAATGAAATTACGGTTGAAGCATCCCATGAAAACGGATTCTTCAATGCTGTCCAGACCCTACGCCAATTGCTTCCTGCTGAAATTGAATCTGCAGAAAAAGTTAAAGCAGAATGGCTGATTCCAACAGTGGCCATTAGTGATGAGCCACGCTTTCAGTGGAGAGGAATGCATATGGATTTTAGTCGTCATTTTTTCAAAATGGACGAGGTCAAATCCTTTTTGGATTATATGGCGCTCTACAAGATGAACACCTATCACATGCACCTTACCGATGATCAGGGCTGGCGTATGGAGATAAAAAAGTATCCGTTATTGACGGAAAAAGGTGCGTGGCGTATTCCCAATAATCAAGATACTATTTGTAATACCAGAGCCGTTGAAAATGAGCTTTATAAAATAGACGAATCCAATTTCAAAGAAGTTGATGGAGAACGAAAATACGGTGGCTTTTTCACTCAAGAAGAAATCAAGGAAATCATAGCCTATGCAGATGAGCGAAGCATTACCGTTATCCCTGAAATTGATATGCCGGGCCATTTCAAATCTGCTATAGATAATTATCCTTATTTATCGTGTAACGAAGATTCTGGCTGGGATACGGTTTTTACTTATCCTGCTTGTTTAGGTAAGGAAACGACTTATAATTTTATGAAGAATATCTTATCTGAAGTCGCTGAAATTTTTCCTTCGGATTACATTCACATTGGTGGAGATGAGGTCAATATTAAATCGTGGGAAAAGTGTCCGCATTGCCAAAAGGCAATTAAAAAACACGGTCTGTCAGACGAGCACGAATTGCAGTCTTATTTTAATAGGGATATAGAGCAATTTTTAAACTCCAAAGGGAAAAAATTATTGGGTTGGGATGAAATTGTAGAAGGCGGTCTAACCAAAGAAGCTACCATTATGTGGTGGAGGGGCTGGAGGCCAGATGCCCTGGAAAAGGCAGCTGAAAATGGAAATGAAACCATAATTACAACAACAGACGCATATTATTTTGATTATTTAAATGAAGGAAATCCTTTAGAAAGAATCTATAATTACGAGCCCGTGCCTGAAAATTTTACAGAAGAACAATCAAAAAATGTGCTAGGTATCCAGGCCAATTTATGGTCGGAATGGATACCTAATTTTAAACGATTACAGTACCAAGCTTTTCCAAGAATATTGGCAGTTGCTGAAAACGGTTGGGCTTCAGCTGAGACTAAGAGTTTTGACGACTTTAATTCAAGAGTAGAAAAGCAGTACAAGAGGTTAGATGTTCTAGATGTCCATTATTACATACCCGCCGTCAAAGGATTGGATAAAGAAATAGCCATTGTAGACAGTGCATTGGTGCCGTTAAAACTAGCTTATCCACTAGAAGGAGTTGAGATTTTTTATACTTTGGATGGAACCGTACCAACACCAGAATCCATTAAATATGAAAAGCCATTCTTGGTTGAAGACACTGTAACAATAAAAGCAAGAGCATACAGGGGTAAAATATTCAATGACCTAAAGTCTACAAAAGTAACCCGGACAACATACCGGGAAGCATCTAACGAAGTTCCTAAAACCAAGGGATTGAAAAGGTTTGTTATTAAAGGAAAACATAAGGAGGTGAAAAGTCTAAAACCGGATACCAACTTAAAAGGGGAAAAGGTAGATAGTGTTGATTTGGCAGGGTTCAAGGAAGAGAAAAGCTTTAATTTAGTGTTTCAAGGCTATTTTCACGCAGAAGAAGATGCGGTTTATGAGTTTGAAACACGTTCTGATGGCGGAGACCATTTATTGATAGGTGACGAACTGATTGTTGACAATGGCGGCTGGCACGGCCCACGAAAACGACATGGTAAAGTAGCTTTAAAAAAAGGATGGCATCCCATCTTAATTAAATATAGACCTAGTGACGATCCAAGGGTTATGAGTGTTAAATATGCTAGGCAAGGAGAAGAGCTATTGCCGATGAATAGTAGGGTTAGTGGATTTTAG
- a CDS encoding glycoside hydrolase family 16 protein — MQKPPNFKYLLILIFVGLIDGSCESNTKKNTNTEPGEESPEAYTLVWADEFDGTGKPKSANWAYETGFIRNNEAQYYTNDPKNVRIEDGFLIIEAHKEKVINEAFVSEETDNWIKNKEFGEYSSASLTTKGINEWKYGKVSVRAKLPKGTGTWPAIWMLGENWKEVGWPKCGEIDIMEHVGYQNDSIFGTVHTTSFNHIKGTEVGKSVFIENPYDDFHEYSIEWTPERIDFILDGSVYHHFINLHKTNAEWPFDQPFHLKLNLAIGGSWGGQKGIDDSIFPQQMIIDYARVYQQE; from the coding sequence ATGCAAAAGCCCCCTAATTTCAAATACCTTCTAATTTTAATTTTTGTAGGACTTATTGATGGCAGTTGCGAAAGCAACACTAAGAAAAACACAAACACTGAGCCAGGTGAAGAATCGCCCGAAGCCTACACGTTGGTATGGGCGGATGAATTTGATGGTACTGGTAAACCAAAATCTGCTAATTGGGCTTACGAAACAGGTTTTATTAGAAATAACGAAGCACAGTACTATACTAACGACCCAAAAAACGTTCGTATCGAGGATGGCTTTCTCATCATAGAGGCCCACAAGGAAAAGGTAATAAACGAGGCATTTGTTTCTGAAGAAACCGACAACTGGATAAAAAATAAGGAGTTTGGAGAATACTCCTCCGCCAGCTTAACTACCAAGGGTATAAACGAATGGAAATATGGCAAAGTCAGTGTTCGGGCCAAATTACCGAAGGGTACGGGAACTTGGCCGGCTATTTGGATGTTGGGCGAAAATTGGAAAGAAGTAGGTTGGCCAAAATGCGGTGAAATAGATATCATGGAACACGTTGGCTATCAAAACGATTCGATTTTCGGTACCGTTCATACTACATCTTTCAACCACATTAAAGGAACCGAAGTTGGCAAATCTGTTTTTATAGAAAATCCTTACGATGATTTCCATGAATATTCGATTGAATGGACACCAGAGAGAATAGATTTTATTCTAGACGGCAGCGTTTATCATCACTTTATAAACCTCCACAAAACCAATGCAGAATGGCCTTTTGACCAACCGTTTCATCTAAAATTAAACCTAGCCATTGGTGGTAGTTGGGGAGGACAAAAAGGTATAGACGATAGCATCTTTCCACAACAAATGATAATTGACTATGCTAGGGTATATCAACAAGAGTAA
- a CDS encoding glycerophosphodiester phosphodiesterase: protein MRFIFLLMTMVLVGSCSSTKKTSGLSQNKVVAHRGAWKAKNLPENSIAALKEAIRMQYAGSEFDVRMTANDSLIITHDPDYANLNIEDTSYENLIRFPLKNGEILPTLRQYIVAGLQNNTTTRLVCEIKPSTNKERGVLIAEKVYKLIDELKAQHMVIYISFSYDILKRLEALNPEVHTQYLDGSKSPEVLKRDSIDGADYYFSVFKKHPEWVISAKKNKIALNAWTVNEEDDMEWFLKNDFDFITTNEPELLLKISSQPRK from the coding sequence ATGAGATTTATTTTTTTATTGATGACAATGGTACTAGTTGGTTCTTGTTCCTCTACAAAAAAAACATCCGGGTTGTCCCAAAATAAGGTGGTAGCCCACAGAGGTGCATGGAAGGCCAAAAACTTACCGGAAAACTCCATTGCAGCTTTAAAGGAAGCTATTCGGATGCAATACGCAGGTAGCGAATTTGATGTACGTATGACGGCAAACGATTCTTTAATAATTACTCATGACCCAGATTATGCCAACCTAAATATCGAAGATACCTCTTATGAAAATCTAATCAGATTTCCTTTGAAAAACGGCGAAATACTACCTACCCTAAGACAATATATTGTAGCCGGCTTGCAAAACAATACGACTACCCGTCTTGTTTGCGAAATAAAACCTTCAACAAATAAGGAAAGGGGAGTTTTGATTGCAGAGAAAGTTTATAAGTTAATAGATGAACTCAAAGCACAACATATGGTCATCTACATTAGCTTTAGCTATGATATTTTAAAAAGATTGGAAGCACTGAACCCTGAAGTACATACGCAATACCTTGATGGAAGCAAATCTCCTGAAGTATTAAAACGAGATAGTATTGATGGTGCGGATTATTATTTTTCTGTCTTTAAAAAACATCCCGAATGGGTAATTAGTGCCAAAAAAAATAAAATAGCCCTAAATGCCTGGACGGTTAATGAGGAAGATGACATGGAGTGGTTCTTGAAAAATGATTTTGATTTTATCACAACGAACGAGCCAGAATTGCTACTCAAAATATCATCGCAACCCAGAAAATAG
- a CDS encoding RagB/SusD family nutrient uptake outer membrane protein produces MNTEKLYIKLKKGFTLLTVVFIAVSCDDYLEEQPSTLIDSDYIYTTEDGLKSGVVSLYKFNRDRYDNSTEDFMGAVLMSSRSDLAFSRTGYTGLMGRYERGVSPVDQGANFVSSLFWKHFYNITNKATEIINAAEELEEIDDDTRNKVLAEAKFFRSNSYFYLYRMFNNIFVTTTTVTVDNAFDVINDKSSKEEIFALLNSDLDFAIEHLEWNDTFGRVTKGTAKHLKAKVAMWEGDWEEAKYQAVSLIEEGPHSLMPTTEEVFSGDRNNAEALFVVQSQDDLLGGGDNTMMNANYVTQYFQISGIEANIAQGGRGFSRILPNRYLLDLLAEDPNDTRDDDTYFRLKYYYTSGDSINQEIKIYKPITDLSSPSDTYTSYYQRLHPSCIKFAQEDDNPNSYLQRSNILAYRLAETYLIAAEAIMRSSGDPLPYLNAVRTRAGASPITTIDEQAILDERARELAFEGERWFTLKRMGQNVIDKQITNYAGDGEYFPDNLGEKDPRTNWKPYYINFPIAQIDLDLLGPGYPQNDGYN; encoded by the coding sequence ATGAATACCGAAAAACTATACATAAAATTAAAGAAGGGATTTACCCTACTAACGGTAGTATTTATAGCCGTATCGTGCGATGACTATTTAGAGGAACAACCGAGCACCTTAATAGATTCTGATTATATATATACTACCGAGGACGGATTAAAATCAGGCGTGGTAAGCTTATATAAGTTCAACAGGGATAGATATGATAACAGCACCGAAGATTTTATGGGAGCTGTCTTAATGTCTTCCCGAAGCGATCTTGCATTTAGTAGAACGGGGTATACAGGGTTAATGGGCAGATACGAAAGAGGAGTCTCTCCTGTAGATCAAGGCGCTAATTTTGTATCCTCGTTATTTTGGAAGCATTTTTATAACATTACAAATAAGGCCACTGAAATCATTAATGCTGCCGAGGAATTAGAAGAAATTGATGACGATACAAGAAACAAAGTTTTAGCCGAAGCCAAGTTTTTTAGATCCAACTCCTATTTTTATTTATATAGGATGTTCAATAACATTTTCGTTACAACTACTACGGTTACGGTAGATAATGCTTTTGATGTTATTAATGATAAATCATCCAAGGAAGAAATCTTTGCACTATTAAATAGTGACTTGGATTTCGCTATAGAACACTTGGAATGGAACGATACCTTTGGCCGCGTAACAAAAGGGACGGCAAAACACCTGAAAGCCAAAGTGGCCATGTGGGAAGGCGATTGGGAAGAGGCAAAGTACCAAGCGGTTTCGCTTATTGAAGAAGGGCCTCATAGCTTAATGCCAACAACGGAAGAAGTTTTTTCAGGTGATAGAAATAACGCAGAAGCATTGTTCGTCGTACAGTCTCAAGATGATCTATTGGGTGGCGGAGACAATACCATGATGAATGCCAACTATGTTACCCAATACTTTCAGATTTCCGGTATAGAGGCTAATATAGCCCAAGGTGGCAGAGGATTCTCCAGGATATTACCAAATCGATATTTACTAGACCTTCTAGCAGAGGACCCAAATGACACAAGGGATGACGATACTTATTTTAGATTAAAATACTATTACACTTCTGGCGACAGCATCAACCAAGAGATTAAAATCTATAAACCTATTACGGATTTGAGCTCCCCTAGCGACACCTATACCTCATACTACCAAAGACTTCATCCATCATGCATAAAGTTTGCCCAAGAAGACGATAACCCAAATTCTTATCTTCAAAGAAGCAACATATTAGCTTATAGATTGGCTGAGACCTATTTGATAGCGGCAGAGGCTATTATGCGATCCAGCGGAGACCCTTTACCTTATTTAAATGCGGTAAGAACTAGGGCGGGAGCCAGTCCCATAACCACTATAGATGAACAAGCTATCTTAGATGAACGGGCACGAGAACTTGCCTTTGAAGGGGAACGATGGTTTACTCTCAAAAGAATGGGACAAAACGTTATTGATAAACAAATAACAAATTATGCAGGTGATGGTGAATATTTTCCGGACAATTTAGGTGAAAAAGACCCACGTACAAATTGGAAGCCTTATTACATCAATTTTCCTATTGCACAGATTGATCTTGATTTGTTAGGCCCTGGCTATCCACAGAATGATGGTTACAATTAA
- a CDS encoding SusC/RagA family TonB-linked outer membrane protein, with protein sequence MITKLFNPRKKLMWLLLNIFSVVVLYSQDQKKITGLVLDQNGIPLAGASIVVKGTTQGTSTDFDGNFILNAPLDATTLTASYIGYANADVPISKGPITITLQEDSSQLEEVVVVGYGTQKKSDVVNAVATTDIEKAILTPTADVNEMLRGRIAGLQVDVGGGTLRPGGTSNIIFRGQGSIEGSVSAIYVVDGIIRDGGIEDIDSDDIESMEFLKDASAQAIYGSRGANGVVLITTKRGKSGKVSVNYHGFVSSKSIERNFDVYNGQEFAQLRREAARSNIADGSYPNEEDIFSELELASLANNEFINWEDELVKSGYVNSQSVSVSGGTEFTKVFGSVNYFKEEGIIPTSNYTRKTLRLNVDQKISDKFSVNFDLNILNDDTERAANVNVITTSPLGRAYDEDGNLTQFPSGEELSAVNPIWNLREQDNDEKGNDYVINITPIWQITKDLQYQLKTNLTRRTSERGQYQSSLSSAGDDVNGIARIDNSLIESYLIENILTYDKAFNENNRLNLTFVQSSQENKYSRTFTEGQGFTNESLSYDGISNAVGNVTVERDKNQQRLASFMTRARYNLNNKYLLTATARADGASVNSQDNKWSFNPAASFAWKIHNEGFLQDVNSVQELKFRASYGSLVNDLGRAYTSLFTADGQNYTFDGESFSGYSPSVILPNTDLKFERITTLNLGLDFSLFNRLLTGNIDYYDARTTDLLLRRGVPSTTGYQYTFFNAGELQNTGVELNLTANIVDNDKFKWSVSTNWSTNKNKLLELYNDGDNNPVTTDDSYGYYVGQPVGVIYQYEFDGIWQEGEDFANAPQANPESALPQENLRPGDIKIKDTNGVDANGNETGIPDGKITLEDRVYKKSNPEWFGSLSTTIAYKGFDLFVDFYAVEGTNKVNPFLSDFNNGGTLSGKLNGVKVDYYTPENPSTSFPRPDFDSTPLYLNALAVRDASYVRLRTVSLGYTLPNAITSDLNLEQIRFYVTGTNLFTNTDYIGYSPEVNIRSTFSNADTGYPDARSFTFGLRVKF encoded by the coding sequence ATGATTACCAAATTATTTAACCCAAGAAAAAAGCTAATGTGGCTTTTGCTAAACATCTTTTCTGTTGTAGTGCTCTACTCTCAAGACCAGAAGAAAATAACAGGATTAGTTCTTGATCAAAATGGAATTCCCTTAGCCGGGGCCTCAATAGTGGTAAAAGGTACAACCCAGGGTACATCTACCGATTTTGATGGTAATTTCATCTTGAATGCTCCTTTAGATGCCACTACCTTAACCGCTTCATATATTGGTTATGCCAATGCAGATGTGCCTATTTCCAAGGGTCCTATAACTATTACTTTACAGGAGGATTCCAGTCAACTGGAAGAAGTCGTTGTTGTTGGTTATGGTACTCAGAAGAAAAGTGATGTAGTCAACGCGGTAGCCACAACGGATATTGAAAAAGCCATATTGACACCGACAGCAGATGTCAATGAAATGCTTAGAGGTAGAATAGCTGGCTTACAAGTAGATGTAGGAGGAGGTACTTTAAGACCTGGAGGCACATCAAATATCATCTTTAGGGGCCAAGGTTCTATTGAGGGTAGCGTTAGTGCCATTTATGTTGTAGATGGCATCATCAGAGATGGAGGAATTGAAGATATAGATTCTGATGATATAGAATCAATGGAGTTCCTAAAAGATGCATCTGCACAAGCTATTTACGGCTCAAGAGGGGCCAATGGTGTAGTTCTAATTACTACCAAGAGAGGCAAAAGCGGTAAAGTCAGTGTAAATTATCACGGGTTTGTATCATCAAAATCCATAGAGCGTAATTTTGACGTCTATAACGGACAAGAGTTTGCCCAATTAAGAAGAGAAGCAGCTAGGTCTAATATTGCAGATGGATCTTACCCTAACGAAGAGGATATCTTTTCTGAATTAGAATTGGCCTCTTTAGCTAATAACGAATTCATTAACTGGGAAGATGAGTTGGTAAAAAGCGGTTATGTAAACAGTCAGTCGGTTAGCGTAAGTGGCGGCACTGAATTTACCAAGGTTTTCGGTAGCGTTAATTATTTTAAAGAAGAAGGTATTATTCCAACTTCCAATTATACTAGAAAAACGTTACGTTTAAATGTAGATCAAAAAATCAGTGATAAGTTTTCAGTAAATTTTGATCTAAACATCTTGAACGATGATACCGAAAGGGCTGCAAACGTAAATGTAATCACAACTTCACCTTTGGGCAGGGCCTATGATGAAGATGGTAACCTAACACAATTTCCAAGTGGCGAGGAACTGTCCGCAGTAAACCCTATCTGGAATTTAAGGGAGCAAGATAATGATGAAAAGGGAAATGATTATGTAATAAATATTACTCCTATTTGGCAGATTACCAAAGACCTACAATATCAATTAAAGACCAACCTTACCAGAAGAACATCGGAAAGAGGACAATATCAATCTTCATTAAGTTCCGCCGGCGATGATGTCAATGGTATAGCTAGAATTGACAATAGTTTGATAGAGTCTTATTTGATAGAAAATATATTAACCTATGACAAGGCCTTTAATGAAAATAATAGGCTTAATTTGACTTTCGTTCAATCTTCACAAGAAAATAAGTACAGTAGAACATTTACCGAAGGACAAGGTTTTACCAATGAAAGTTTAAGTTATGACGGTATTTCAAATGCTGTAGGTAACGTAACTGTTGAACGCGACAAAAACCAGCAACGGTTGGCTTCCTTTATGACTAGGGCCAGATACAACCTCAACAATAAATATCTATTAACTGCAACGGCTAGGGCCGATGGGGCTTCCGTTAATTCACAAGATAATAAATGGAGCTTTAATCCCGCAGCTTCCTTCGCTTGGAAAATACATAATGAGGGTTTTTTACAAGATGTAAATTCTGTTCAAGAACTAAAATTCAGGGCTAGTTACGGTTCCTTAGTAAATGATCTTGGGCGTGCTTATACTTCTTTATTTACCGCAGATGGGCAAAACTATACTTTTGACGGCGAATCCTTTTCAGGCTACTCACCTTCTGTAATTCTTCCGAATACCGATTTGAAATTCGAAAGAATAACAACACTAAACCTAGGCCTTGATTTTTCGCTGTTCAATAGGCTTTTAACAGGTAATATTGATTATTACGATGCCAGAACAACGGATTTATTGCTCCGCCGAGGGGTGCCTTCTACCACAGGATACCAATACACCTTCTTTAATGCAGGGGAACTCCAAAATACCGGTGTGGAATTAAATCTGACGGCCAATATTGTAGATAACGATAAATTTAAATGGTCGGTTTCAACTAATTGGTCCACGAACAAAAACAAATTACTGGAACTCTATAATGATGGAGACAATAACCCGGTTACGACAGATGATAGCTATGGGTATTACGTAGGACAACCCGTTGGAGTTATTTATCAATATGAGTTTGATGGCATCTGGCAAGAAGGAGAAGATTTTGCCAATGCTCCACAGGCAAACCCCGAATCGGCGTTACCTCAGGAAAACCTTAGACCAGGCGATATTAAAATCAAAGATACTAACGGGGTAGATGCTAATGGCAATGAAACTGGAATACCGGATGGAAAGATAACACTTGAGGATCGAGTATATAAAAAATCCAATCCAGAATGGTTCGGTTCGTTATCCACTACTATAGCGTATAAAGGTTTTGATTTGTTTGTAGATTTCTACGCTGTTGAAGGTACTAACAAAGTAAATCCCTTTTTGTCTGATTTTAATAACGGCGGCACTCTTTCTGGAAAGCTAAATGGTGTAAAGGTAGATTATTATACCCCCGAGAATCCGTCCACATCATTTCCTAGACCTGATTTTGACAGTACTCCCCTATATTTAAATGCATTGGCTGTAAGAGATGCGTCTTACGTAAGATTAAGGACGGTTAGTTTAGGGTACACATTGCCCAATGCTATAACTTCCGATTTAAACCTTGAGCAAATTAGGTTTTATGTTACCGGAACCAATTTGTTCACCAATACCGATTATATCGGCTATAGTCCTGAAGTTAATATTAGAAGTACCTTTTCAAATGCCGACACTGGCTATCCAGACGCAAGAAGTTTCACTTTTGGTTTAAGGGTTAAATTTTAA